Proteins from one Nicotiana tabacum cultivar K326 chromosome 23, ASM71507v2, whole genome shotgun sequence genomic window:
- the LOC107824785 gene encoding triose phosphate/phosphate translocator, chloroplastic, whose amino-acid sequence MESRVLTGATAIRGLPLLRKPVVKLTTASFPTVAKPIGAVSGGANLIWGRQLRPAILLEASPKRESIKPCFTAASSPAEGSDSAGDAKVGFFNKATLITGFFFFMWYFLNVIFNILNKKIYNYFPYPYFVSVIHLAVGVVYCLISWTVGLPKRAPIDSTQLKLLTPVAFCHALGHVTSNVSFAAVAVSFTHTIKALEPFFNASASQFILGQQIPLALWLSLAPVVLGVSMASLTELSFNWLGFISAMISNISFTYRSIYSKKAMTDMDSTNVYAYISIIALIVCIPPAIIIEGPQLLQHGFADAIAKVGLTKFVTDLFWVGMFYHLYNQVATNTLERVAPLTHAVGNVLKRVFVIGFSIIVFGNKISTQTGIGTCIAIAGVALYSFIKAKMEEEKRQKKAA is encoded by the exons ATGGAGTCTCGCGTTTTGACTGGCGCCACCGCCATTCGCGGCCTCCCGCTTCTTCGGAAGCCTGTAGTGAAGCTAACCACTGCTAGCTTCCCTACAGTTGCAAAACCAATTGGAGCTGTTAGCGGTGGCGCCAACTTGATTTGGGGAAGACAACTTCGCCCAGCTATTCTTCTCGAAGCTTCTCCTAAGCGGGAATCTATAAAGCCATGCTTCACCGCGGCTTCTTCGCCCGCCGAAGGTAGCGATTCCGCCGG GGATGCTAAAGTCGGGTTTTTCAACAAAGCGACCCTGATTACCGGGTTTTTCTTTTTCATGTG GTATTTTCTGAATGTGATATTCAACATCCTCAACAAGAAGATCTACAATTACTTCCCTTATCCTTA TTTCGTATCTGTTATCCATTTGGCTGTTGGGGTTGTATATTGCCTGATAAGCTGGACTGTAGGCCTCCCAAAGCGAGCt CCTATTGATTCAACTCAACTGAAGCTGCTCACACCTGTTGCCTTTTGTCATGCACTTGGCCATGTAACCAGCAATGTCTCATTTGCTGCAGTTGCAGTCTCATTCACTCACACAATCAAAG CTCTTGAGCCTTTCTTCAATGCTTCTGCATCTCAGTTCATTCTCGGGCAACAAATACCTTTAGCACTATGGCTGTCACTGGCTCCAGTTGTCCTTG GTGTATCAATGGCTTCATTGACTGAGCTATCGTTCAATTGGCTGGGCTTCATTAGTGCTATGATTTCTAACATCTCCTTCACATACAGGAGTATATACTCGAAGAAAGCTATG ACTGATATGGATAGTACTAACGTTTACGCCTACATATCAATCATTGCCCTTATCGTGTGTATCCCGCCTGCCATTATT ATTGAGGGACCTCAATTGCTCCAGCACGGGTTTGCTGATGCCATTGCTAAAGTTGGTCTAACGAAATTTGTAACAGATCTGTTTTGGGTGGGAATGTTTTATCATCTCTACAATCAG GTAGCCACAAACACCCTTGAGAGGGTGGCACCTCTCACACACGCAGTTGGAAATGTGTTGAAACGTGTGTTCGTGATTGGATTCTCAATTATTGTCTTCG GTAACAAAATTTCCACACAAACTGGTATTGGTACCTGCATTGCAATTGCTGGTGTTGCACTCTACTCCTTCATTAAGGCCAAGATGGAGGAAGAGAAAAGG CAAAAGAAAGCTGCCTGA